A window of Tetrapisispora phaffii CBS 4417 chromosome 9, complete genome contains these coding sequences:
- the THO2 gene encoding Tho2p (similar to Saccharomyces cerevisiae RLR1 (YNL139C); ancestral locus Anc_2.125), with product MLASRLNALAHNNISFEQSRNIFSEAFINDWSSKSLELISQYLEVTDVDEKHDWLRNFFIELFQILYLPNLPNNVTIQLLAQLINELVQKSNDSSELIGMAFVSASSTYSKEDDNRLLLLAKEIPVLYDELFKFSPISSKLMTKDQMVLMRHLLKKTKFELKKYNLLFECSSGYGNLIALLYMAFHDIDKIDKIDFYSHELSHVMGKFSLDSMRSLDLILRISSEFVTEDYNFILKLLQATDFWPNEKLSNSNISNSDHLSENVIVSNVIAFTINSFAMDDPTKLDSIRYIDMCCILIKSKFVHFSHIWIKLSPTSKEFVKQLQEYQDKLEKESMQGVSNPLAMAAALSLEDDEDEEANGRKVDDNKLTQKSPNSSEGKKTSDDHESKAQNTTNNNNIDITGSVHILFLERLLSIGCYDAVVQIFREHPSLMSVNKLIPKLFARLFEYRINSLYENTCLSQIENLTGALKDTVNESDLISHRSKLINYELTHDPYETTFLNTKFKFFYEDWKSELAIIESIEKLFEESHSFFYTIGPYLSHATILLSKLVRLGISDIKDEKDDELRVSKIDKWIDYTRKFIMPTLPLLENCPSVATNIYELLSMFSFEKRYFLYNEVLSKLSKDDVNVKIGFNRAAREAKRLLKVLNTDNIEQEARNFSCVLSTNPLATLTNVVEQVENYDKVTELVIITAKYFNNFAYDVLQYIILQRISQQRNTVQDDGVNPTSWVTRISSFIAGLTKKCPNMNIDKIITFIIKTLHKGNIIAISILKELLHTVGGIRDLNEVNIKQLKMLNSAPQLQSIARSLIYDTRDQNSEQSQKLIKIFKEQNSLSEVIILLNNLILEANSLPLHYKILSSNCDELNSLLWSFIELVQYTMSKDEFRETIIPFRLLSNNHRISVPWLFHLWRSNIGSNKESNANIFLNMKDDVTFTDVDTSLIDYELFIYFWTFDLYNMHHDSALYKEAELILEKELKSETNSRKISHLKKQINELSNSSGVHQRDFNETTETLKNKSNTWENSLDEKGIEMFLQYCIIPRSLFNPLDSLYSSYFLLQNFEVEKLLEIASTLFNSDILGTLLFSCTSLEAGNLGIFFNSFLSKIEEIREKNGIDHPKAKDIYSWYYNFLKQIISTLLNNNYMSIRNGIEFMKYVTNIFPIVDDHIHLLIKTLERRLSDEKREDIKLPSTALLGHLKARLKKAKTKFDFYVLTGSEKESHDTYIQEVKEIEIAKSAEDNVKKQDTLRKRIEASKPSAVKSEISIHKEPSSVLSTPSPVNNNVFQVVRLIKEISYHISADNFNRVLSLLDDNVMSQKIKDLSKRTNSVNYYKSQLLNLLEDHFRNLSRGASDEQLELQLKDLKLLISKLDHILGRTSTPLYSENSSAHTSRYNRDSTNDQNIDSKRDFRTASNYRHNIGKSTIQVDQNKAHGDNRVPKRKLRIVNLYIQ from the coding sequence CGCTTCTTCGACGTATTCAAAAGAGGACGACAACAGACTTTTGTTATTAGCAAAGGAAATACCTGTATTATATGAcgaattattcaaattcagTCCAATTTCATCGAAATTAATGACAAAAGATCAAATGGTTTTAATGAGACAtttgttgaagaaaacaaaatttgagttgaaaaaatataatttacttTTCGAATGCTCTTCAGGTTATGGTAATCTAATTGCTCTATTATATATGGCTTTTCATGACATcgataaaattgataagATCGACTTTTACTCTCACGAATTGTCACATGTGATGGGTAAGTTTTCTTTGGATAGTATGCGTTCTCTTGATTTGATATTAAGGATTTCAAGTGAATTTGTTACGGAAGATTATAATTTCATTCTAAAATTGCTTCAAGCTACCGATTTTTGGCCAAATGAAAAGCTCTCTAACTCgaatatatcaaattctGATCATTTATCAGAGAACGTTATTGTTTCCAATGTTATCGCATTCACTATAAACTCATTTGCAATGGATGATCCTACCAAGCTAGACTCCATTCGTTATATTGACATGTGCtgtattttgataaaatctaaatttgttcatttttctCATATTTGGATAAAACTCTCTCCAACTTCAAAAGAATTTGTGAAACAACTGCAGGAATACCAAGATAAATTAGAGAAAGAATCGATGCAAGGTGTTAGCAATCCACTTGCAATGGCAGCAGCTCTATCAttagaagatgatgaagacGAAGAAGCTAATGGCCGTAAAGTTGATGACAATAAATTAACACAAAAAAGTCCAAACTCATCTGAAGGTAAAAAGACATCCGATGATCATGAATCAAAAGCACAAAACActacaaataataataatattgatataacGGGTAGtgttcatattttatttttagagCGATTATTATCCATTGGATGTTATGATGCAGTTGTCCAAATTTTTAGAGAGCACCCAAGCTTAATGTcagttaataaattaatcCCAAAGTTATTCGCAagattatttgaatatagaATAAACAGCTTATATGAAAATACATGCTTATCACAAATAGAGAATCTGACTGGTGCTTTGAAGGACACTGTAAATGAGAGCGACCTTATTTCACACAGATCTAAGTTAATCAACTATGAATTAACACACGATCCGTATGAGACAACTTTCCTTAATACAAAgttcaaattcttttatgAAGACTGGAAATCTGAATTAGCAATTATAGAATcgattgaaaaattatttgaagaatctCATTCATTTTTCTACACAATTGGACCATATTTATCTCATGCCACAATTTTGTTGTCAAAACTAGTTAGATTAGGTATTTCTGATattaaagatgaaaaagatgatgaattgcgtgtttcaaaaattgataaatggATTGATTATACtagaaaatttatcatGCCAACCCTAccattattagaaaattgtCCTTCAGTTGCAACTAATATATACGAGCTATTGAGTATGTTTAGCtttgaaaaaagatatttctTGTACAATGAAGTTTTGAGTAAATTATCAAAGGACGATGTGAATGTGAAAATTGGATTCAACAGGGCTGCAAGAGAAGCCAAGAGATTGTTGAAAGTTTTAAATACTGACAACATAGAACAAGAGGCTAGGAACTTTAGTTGTGTTCTCTCTACAAATCCCTTGGCCACTTTAACTAATGTAGTTGAGCAAGTTGAAAATTACGACAAAGTAACTGAGTTAGTCATTATAACGgctaaatatttcaataactttGCATATGATGTATTACAATACATTATATTGCAGCGTATATCTCAGCAACGTAACACAGTCCAAGATGACGGAGTGAACCCAACTAGTTGGGTTACACGtatttcatcatttatAGCTGGTTTGACGAAAAAGTGTCCAAATATGAACAtagataaaattataacttttattattaaaacgTTACACAAGGGGAATATTATTGCTATATCGATTTTGAAAGAGTTATTGCATACAGTAGGAGGCATTAGAGATTTGAATGAAGTGAACATAAAACAGCTGAAAATGCTAAATTCAGCACCACAATTACAAAGTATTGCCAGAAGTTTAATTTATGATACTAGAGATCAAAATAGTGAGCAAAgtcaaaaattaataaagatattcaaAGAGCAAAATTCCTTATCCGAAGTTATAATACTacttaataatttaattttggaaGCAAATTCACTCCCATTACATTACAAAATCTTATCATCTAATTGTGATGAATTAAACAGCTTGCTATGGtcatttattgaattgGTTCAATACACAATGAGCAAAGATGAATTTAGAGAGACAATTATCCCTTTCCGACTATTATCGAATAATCACCGTATATCAGTTCCCTGGTTATTTCACTTATGGAGATCAAACATTGGGAGTAATAAGGAATCAAACGCCaatatatttcttaataTGAAAGATGATGTCACATTTACTGATGTTGACACATCTTTGATTGACTATGAACTATTCATCTATTTTTGGACTTTTGACTTATATAATATGCATCATGATAGTGCTCTTTATAAAGAAGCagaattaattttagaGAAAGAACTAAAATCAGAGACCAATTCTCGTAAAATTTCtcatttaaagaaacaaattaatgaattatcGAATTCTTCTGGAGTTCATCAAAGGGATTTCAATGAGACGACAGAAACGTTAAAGAATAAGTCTAATACCTGGGAGAATTCATTAGATGAGAAAGGTATAGAAATGTTTTTACAATATTGTATTATTCCTAGATCATTATTCAATCCTTTagattcattatattcaaGCTACTTCCTGCTACAAAACTTTGAGGTTGAAAAATTACTTGAAATTGCTTCAACTTTGTTTAATTCTGATATTTTAGGCACTCTTTTATTCAGTTGCACTAGCCTAGAAGCCGGTAATTTGggaattttctttaattctttcttAAGTAAAATTGAGGAAATTAGAGAGAAAAACGGTATAGACCATCCTAAAGCAAAAGATATTTACAGTTGGTAttacaattttttgaagCAAATTATATCCACcttattgaataataattatatgtCTATCAGAAACGGTATTGAATTCATGAAATATGTTACTAATATCTTTCCAATCGTAGATGACCATATTCATTTACTAATTAAGACACTAGAACGCAGATTATCTGACGAAAAAAGGGAAGATATCAAACTTCCATCTACGGCATTACTTGGTCATCTAAAAGCTCGTTTAAAGAAAGCTAAAACTAAATTTGACTTTTATGTGCTAACTGGTTCAGAGAAAGAATCTCATGATACTTATATCCAAGAAGTCAAGGAAATCGAGATTGCTAAATCTGCCGAGGATAATGTAAAGAAACAAGATACTTTGAGAAAGAGAATTGAAGCTAGTAAACCTAGTGCTGTCAAATCAGAGATTTCTATTCACAAGGAACCTTCTTCTGTTTTATCTACACCTTCTCCTGTCAACAACAATGTATTCCAAGTAGTGAGGTtgataaaagaaatatcgTATCATATTTCTGCCGATAATTTCAACAGAGTGTTATCTTTGTTGGACGATAATGTAATGtctcaaaaaattaaagatttgaGTAAAAGAACCAACAGCgttaattattataaatctcaacttttgaatttattagaagatCACTTTCGTAATTTATCGAGAGGAGCTTCTGATGAACAATTAGAATTACAACTGaaagatttgaaattacTCATTTCAAAACTTGACCATATCTTAGGCAGAACATCTACTCCTCTTTATTCTGAAAACAGTTCGGCTCATACAAGTAGATATAACAGAGACTCCACGAATGATCAAAACATCGACAGTAAACGTGATTTTAGAACTGCTTCGAACTATAGACATAATATTGGCAAATCTACGATCCAAGTTGATCAAAACAAAGCTCATGGAGATAACAGAGTACCAAAGAGAAAATTAAGGATAGTGAACCTTTATATCCAATGA
- the ARP1 gene encoding actin-related protein 1 (similar to Saccharomyces cerevisiae ARP1 (YHR129C); ancestral locus Anc_2.117) yields the protein MNNEGLYNQPVVIDNGTGVLKVGFVGDDKPKCFQHNIVGTPKFDKVMIGGLDDNMYIGNKAQENRGLLRLRHPMEHGEVKHWDEMEAVWKHTLLHDLNIQHIEEHPILITEAPLNSSKNREHMCEILFESFNIPAIHVENPAVLALYSGGRTTGCVIDCGEGYCSAVPIYEGFALTPSIRRIDIGGREITEQLQFQIRKSVGMSLFSSNEKEIVRTIKERACYVADDISKEEHKYILDSESNSSKFKLPDGKSLSIGNVRFRATELLFNPRLIGCESDSVPEIVFQTLSRVDIDLRPMLYKSLVLNGGTTVLPGFGNRILKELQILTKQDTKLRIIASPERKYTTWIGGSILAGLSTFQKILVTKSNWNEDRSRVYSSF from the coding sequence ATGAATAATGAAGGACTTTATAACCAACCTGTTGTAATCGACAATGGTACTGGGGTGCTGAAAGTTGGGTTTGTAGGTGATGATAAGCCTAAATGTTTTCAACATAACATAGTGGGTACACCTAAGTTTGATAAAGTGATGATTGGAGGATTAGATGATAATATGTACATAGGAAATAAGGCACAAGAAAATAGAGGTTTGCTGAGGTTAAGACATCCAATGGAACATGGTGAGGTAAAACATTGGGATGAAATGGAGGCGGTATGGAAACATACTTTATTGcatgatttaaatattcaacatATCGAAGAGCATCCAATTTTAATTACAGAAGCACCTCTCAATAGTAGTAAAAATAGAGAACATATGTGTGAAATACTATTTGAATCCTTTAATATTCCTGCCATACACGTCGAAAATCCAGCAGTTTTGGCATTGTATTCAGGAGGTAGAACTACTGGATGTGTCATTGACTGCGGTGAAGGATATTGCAGTGCAGTGCCAATATATGAAGGGTTTGCTTTGACACCATCAATACGGAGGATAGATATTGGTGGAAGGGAAATCACCGAGCAATTACAGTTTCAAATTAGAAAAAGTGTAGGCATGTCTTTGTTCTCTAGTAATGAAAAGGAAATTGTCAGGACTATTAAAGAGAGAGCATGCTATGTGGCTGATGATATTTCTAAGGAAgaacataaatatattttggaCTCTGAAAGTAATAGttccaaatttaaattaccGGACGGGAAGTCTTTAAGTATTGGAAATGTTAGATTTAGAGCAACAGAGCTTTTATTCAACCCCAGACTTATTGGCTGCGAGAGCGACAGTGTTCCAGAAATTGTATTTCAAACTCTTTCCAGAGTTGACATAGATTTAAGACCTATGTTGTACAAAAGTTTAGTGCTGAACGGTGGTACTACCGTTCTTCCGGGATTTGGGAATAGAATACTAAAAGAATTACAAATTTTGACTAAACAAGATACCAAATTAAGAATAATTGCATCACCTGAAAGAAAGTACACCACTTGGATTGGTGGTTCGATTCTAGCAGGGCTATCTACGTTTCAAAAAATCCTAGTTACAAAAAGTAATTGGAACGAAGATAGGTCAAGAGTATATTCAAGTTtttaa
- the LSM7 gene encoding Sm-like protein LSM7 (similar to Saccharomyces cerevisiae LSM7 (YNL147W); ancestral locus Anc_2.119), with the protein MSETVIQDKPIEQREKQQQPKKKFEGPKRDAIVDLGKYKDTEVRVELMGGRLVTGILKGYDSLMNLVIDNAIEYVKGLDDQVDVGKEEKRELGLTVVRGTVLSSISPVDGSNVIYISMEE; encoded by the exons atgtCAGAAACT gTAATTCAAGATAAGCCCATAGAACAAAGagaaaaacaacaacaaccaAAGAAGAAGTTCGAAGGTCCAAAAAGAGATGCTATCGTCGATTTAGGTAAATACAAAGATACTGAAGTTCGTGTAGAACTAATGGGTGGGAGATTAGTAACAGGAATATTGAAAGGTTACGATTCATTGATGAATTTAGTCATAGACAATGCTATTGAATATGTTAAAGGCTTGGATGATCAAGTTGATGTaggaaaagaagaaaagagaGAATTGGGTTTAACAGTCGTAAGAGGTACCGTATTGTCTTCTATCAGTCCAGTTGACGGTTCTAATGTTATCTATATTTCCATGGAAGAATAA
- the TPHA0I01280 gene encoding uncharacterized protein (similar to Saccharomyces cerevisiae MFA2 (YNL145W); ancestral locus Anc_2.114), with product MQPTTQAIKKDTTSEKKDNYIVKGVFWDPECVIA from the coding sequence ATGCAACCAACTACCCAAGCTATCAAGAAAGACACTACATCCGAAAAGAAGGACAACTACATCGTCAAAGGTGTCTTCTGGGACCCAGAATGTGTTATTGCTTAA
- the ALF1 gene encoding Alf1p (similar to Saccharomyces cerevisiae ALF1 (YNL148C); ancestral locus Anc_2.120): MSSISVFVSSNFSSLTKEMSKEISLSELCQKMYPITGVSSEDMELTIESADGNKVKYQVNVMGSIDGIYPFKDFTGTNVTVHVVDPNKDSIVNQLLESGDNSDKYTYTLLEEDYQRRTDSVLQWKKDNKLGKYDPKYQAGLLKQRELQNSIAEKLQVNVRCSVKVSNKLERRGWLRYIGKLQAVANTDNSNDLWCGVEFDEPTGKNDGSINGVRYFGPVLKNHGGFVKPLYVETGDQFTPLESDLDFSDEEI, translated from the coding sequence ATGTCTTCAATTAGCGTTTTCGTGAGCTCAAACTTTAGCTCTTTAACTAAAGAAATGTCAAAGGAGATCTCTTTGTCAGAACTGTGTCAGAAGATGTACCCGATAACGGGAGTCTCTTCAGAAGACATGGAACTGACAATAGAGTCTGCCGATGGTAACAAGGTTAAGTACCAAGTTAATGTGATGGGTTCGATTGATGGCATATATCCATTCAAGGATTTTACTGGGACCAACGTCACTGTCCATGTAGTGGATCCAAACAAGGATTCAATTGTCAACCAATTACTAGAGTCAGGTGACAATAGTGACAAGTATACATATACCCTCTTGGAAGAAGATTACCAAAGGAGAACTGACTCGGTACTCCAATGGAAGAAAGATAATAAGCTTGGAAAGTATGACCCAAAATATCAAGCTGGATTGCTAAAACAACGAGAATTGCAGAATTCAATAGCAGAAAAATTGCAAGTAAATGTCAGATGCTCTGTCAAGGTTTCTAATAAGCTAGAAAGAAGAGGCTGGCTTAGGTATATCGGCAAACTGCAAGCAGTCGCCAACACTGATAATTCTAATGATTTGTGGTGCGGTGTAGAGTTCGACGAGCCAACAGGTAAAAATGATGGTTCAATAAATGGTGTAAGATATTTTGGACCCGTACTTAAGAACCACGGTGGTTTCGTTAAACCATTATACGTTGAAACTGGCGACCAATTCACTCCACTTGAGTCAGACTTGGATTTCtctgatgaagaaatataG
- the RPC31 gene encoding DNA-directed RNA polymerase III subunit C31 (similar to Saccharomyces cerevisiae RPC31 (YNL151C); ancestral locus Anc_2.122), whose amino-acid sequence MSNWGSRAGNGSNSKLSNLPFGLGYHDVDKEASKEVPTIQLPVNNPVNERERSLSIRYIKFQESVREGPFFTGSLNVLLADEINQNGDKENAGNKSKKRTDIIYEGSLNDGIERYSDKYLKKGKLGVSIDEFPFHLEHFPEELYKAMGINKKKILNLSKLNDKDDLFTGNGDDDSKGISILEELKDLADDLDETEEGANDGDKAIESEDEDFDDDSDNDDYNAEKYFDDGDDDFGGDEEFGDEPAF is encoded by the coding sequence atGAGCAATTGGGGTAGTCGAGCCGGCAATGGAagtaattcaaaattatcaaatttacCATTTGGTTTAGGTTACCATGATGTTGATAAAGAAGCATCAAAAGAAGTTCCAACGATACAGTTACCAGTGAACAATCCTGTTAATGAAAGAGAAAGATCGTTATCGAtcagatatataaaatttcaagaatCTGTAAGGGAAGGTCCATTTTTCACTGGTTCTCTAAATGTGCTGCTTGCTGATGAAATCAACCAAAATGGTGATAAGGAAAATGCAGGTAATAaatcaaagaaaagaacagatattatttatgaaGGTTCCTTAAACGATGGTATTGAAAGATATTctgataaatatttgaaaaaaggAAAATTAGGTGTTTCGATCGATGAATTTCCATTCCATCTAGAGCACTTTCCAGaagaattatataaagCAATGGGcattaataaaaagaagataCTGAACTTATCGAAGTTAAATGACAAGGATGATTTATTTACCGGGAATGGAGATGATGATAGTAAAggtatttcaattttggaagaattaaaagatttagCCGATGATCTTGATGAAACAGAAGAAGGAGCAAATGATGGAGATAAAGCTATTGAATCCGAAGATGAAGATTTTGACGACGATAGTGACAATGATGACTATAATGCGgagaaatattttgatgatgGCGATGATGACTTCGGAGGTGATGAAGAGTTTGGCGATGAGCCTGCATTTTAA
- the TPHA0I01290 gene encoding uncharacterized protein (ancestral locus Anc_2.116) has protein sequence MSSSKRSLKEILNSEYVGDSDEDEYNSRVAEGLEIEDELEEEVDPSLCIECKDMKCEIICNDCEERFCVVCFDMIHRGGKRRKHEYIKITSDNVEQLSNEAEEDGKDKNTIDKPETEVEQQAIQDSINATESNQTSDDQSDISLSNKRESVEDKLLNILLDSSSFIPMRLTYDERHLLRLLEAGLQVSEYTDRVDVLSYTSKTKRIVEQLKEMCSVLSGLVIASNIKAGKKLLEMKNFSDNSSWFQNIFEIGRRYKIMNPERMRDTYGKLCYMVMDSRLPQIEDHMEFHLFKPIKTVKSFLTAITEDNGKAMGIFKDKLIIHAITHISPIGKSRAEINRLIRLKESAIEKLASKYSSKYYSKDDIFQALYSIGDYNAYVDMNRRPIRRMLERLEVFRDTDIAQKYSIGIQYGRDGARLTHDHQRQWNYVQQSLTLWSVIQREMVKLWYIADQDLFDGSQYRLASTGHGLNRIKSCPGIYKEMHKIINECRSKCDTWVGSSVVHLGDDAVPNALFFLDKYTQIPSILIPFDNTLLKINELVSDDPYLEDYIIKEYGSVNDLKLTILQDAFAHMFDGSGADNFYMSGSCIDGRLTSAWNHCNEISKKKYYNIFLLTSFSGFNGSEGF, from the coding sequence atgTCATCCTCTAAAAGatcattaaaagaaattctGAATTCTGAATATGTTGGAGATAGTGATGAAGACGAGTATAATTCACGTGTGGCTGAGGGTTTAGAGATTGAAGATGAGCTGGAAGAAGAAGTGGACCCAAGTTTATGTATTGAATGTAAAGACATGAAATGtgaaattatttgtaaTGACTGTGAAGAACGTTTCTGCGTTGTCTGTTTTGATATGATCCATAGAGGTGGTAAGAGGAGAAAacatgaatatattaaaattaccTCTGATAATGTTGAACAGTTATCAAATGAAGCTGAAGAAGATGGAAAGGACAAAAATACCATTGATAAACCTGAGACTGAGGTTGAACAACAAGCAATTCAAGATAGTATAAATGCTACTGAATCAAACCAAACTTCAGATGATCAAAGCGATATTTCActttcaaataaaagaGAATCTGTTGAGGATAAActgttaaatatattgttggATAGTTCATCATTTATTCCAATGAGGCTGACATATGATGAAAGACATCTGCTAAGATTATTGGAAGCAGGTTTGCAGGTTTCTGAATACACAGATAGGGTTGATGTACTATCATACACCTCTAAAACTAAAAGAATTGTTgaacaattaaaagaaatgtGCTCTGTTTTATCTGGTTTGGTGATTGCTTCAAACATTAAAGCTGGAAAGAAGCTATTGGAAATGAAAAACTTCTCAGATAATTCTTCTTGGTTtcagaatatttttgaaataggTAGAAGATACAAAATTATGAACCCAGAAAGGATGCGCGACACATATGGTAAATTATGTTACATGGTAATGGATTCTAGGTTACCTCAAATTGAAGATCACATGGAATTCCATTTATTCAAACCAATTAAAACTGTGAAGTCATTTTTAACTGCCATTACTGAAGATAATGGAAAGGCAATGggtatatttaaagataaacTAATTATACATGCTATAACACATATATCACCTATTGGAAAATCTAGGGCAGAAATCAATCGTCTCATAAGGTTAAAGGAATCTGCTATTGAGAAATTAGCTTCCAAATACAGCAGTAAATATTATTCTAAGGACGATATTTTTCAGGCTTTATATTCCATTGGTGACTATAATGCGTATGTTGACATGAATAGAAGGCCAATAAGAAGAATGCTAGAAAGATTAGAAGTCTTCCGCGATACTGATATAGCACAAAAATATTCGATTGGTATACAATATGGTAGAGATGGTGCTCGTTTAACTCATGACCACCAGAGACAATGGAATTACGTTCAGCAATCATTAACTCTATGGTCAGTGATTCAAAGAGAAATGGTCAAGTTATGGTACATAGCCGATCaagatttatttgatgGCTCCCAATATAGACTGGCATCTACCGGACACGGTTTAAACAGAATTAAATCATGTCCAGGTATTTACAAAGAAATGCATAAGATCATTAATGAGTGTCGTTCGAAGTGTGATACATGGGTTGGCTCTTCAGTTGTACATTTAGGTGACGATGCTGTACCAAACGCCTTATTTTTCTTAGATAAATACACACAAATTCCATCGATTTTGATTCCATTTGACAATactcttttgaaaattaatgaattagtCTCCGATGATCCATATTTAGAGGACTATATCATAAAAGAATATGGTTCAGTGAACGATCTGAAATTGACCATTTTACAAGATGCTTTTGCTCATATGTTTGATGGCTCTGGTGCTGACAACTTCTATATGAGTGGTTCATGTATTGATGGTAGATTGACATCTGCATGGAATCATTGTAACGAAATAtccaagaagaaatattacAACATCTTCTTATTAACGTCTTTCAGTGGTTTCAACGGTTCTGAAGGATTCTAA